From Daucus carota subsp. sativus chromosome 6, DH1 v3.0, whole genome shotgun sequence, the proteins below share one genomic window:
- the LOC108227491 gene encoding probable aquaporin TIP5-1 gives MASLKSRLEHSVTRNALRSYLAEFISTFIFVFAAVGSAMSSKKLLGNAASQPSGLVGSAVATAFSLVVAVYVSVGVSGGHVNPAVTFGRAIGGHISIPMAMFYWISQMLGSVMACLVLKVTTVGQHVPMQGIIPVEMTGFGAAILEGVMTFALVYTFYAAADPRRGSMTAIGPMAIGFIAGANVLASGPFTGGSMNPAYSFGAALVAGSFKNQAVYWVGPLLGATIAALLYDNVVFPQGSEGIGDGVGV, from the exons ATGGCATCTCTGAAAAGCCGTTTGGAGCATTCTGTCACTCGCAATGCTCTTAGATCATATCTTGCGGAGTTCATCTCTACTTTCATTTTCGTTTTCGCCGCTGTTGGATCTGCAATGTCTTCGA AGAAGTTGCTGGGAAATGCTGCATCACAACCGTCTGGTTTAGTTGGCAGTGCAGTAGCAACCGCTTTCTCCTTGGTTGTCGCGGTTTATGTTTCAGTCGGCGTCTCTGGCGGCCATGTGAATCCGGCTGTGACCTTTGGGAGGGCGATTGGAGGGCATATTAGTATTCCAATGGCGATGTTTTACTGGATTTCGCAGATGCTTGGCTCTGTCATGGCTTGCCTGGTTCTGAAAGTTACAACAGTAGGACAG CATGTTCCTATGCAAGGTATAATACCTGTTGAGATGACTGGATTCGGAGCAGCGATCCTGGAAGGCGTGATGACATTTGCCCTGGTTTACACGTTCTATGCAGCCGCAGATCCAAGGCGTGGTTCTATGACAGCCATTGGCCCGATGGCAATCGGGTTTATTGCAGGGGCAAATGTGTTGGCGTCTGGTCCTTTTACTGGTGGATCTATGAACCCGGCTTACTCGTTTGGGGCAGCACTGGTTGCAGGTAGTTTCAAGAATCAAGCAGTTTACTGGGTTGGTCCCTTGCTTGGTGCAACCATCGCAGCGCTGTTGTACGACAATGTAGTGTTTCCTCAAGGGAGTGAAGGCATTGGTGATGGTGTTGGAGTCTAA
- the LOC108224705 gene encoding GDP-mannose transporter GONST3, with amino-acid sequence MSGDVENPKGEAQKVSVSSSLVIEPQTTWYSSFLQHVSVYGIAAGYCLSASLLSIINKWAVMKFPYPGALTALQYFTSAAGVFVLGSLKILEHDKLDLLTMWRFLPAAFIFYLSLFTNSELLLHANVDTFIVFRSAVPIFVAIGETLYLHQPWPSMKTWFSLATIFGGSVLYVLTDYQFTLMAYSWALAYLISMSIDFVYIKHVVMTIGLNTWGLVLYNNLEALLLFPLELLVMGELKKIKHEITDESDWYSFQVVLPVGLSCLFGLAISFFGFSCRKAISATGFTVLGIVNKLLTVVINLVIWDKHSTFVGTIGLLICMSGGVMYQQFSSTKPKAAKDVEVQESKEEQQKLLEMQSSSENTGNEKQDTDSREEK; translated from the coding sequence ATGTCCGGCGATGTGGAAAACCCTAAAGGTGAAGCCCAGAAAGTTTCAGTTTCTTCTTCCCTTGTCATTGAGCCCCAAACAACATGGTATAGTAGCTTTCTCCAGCATGTATCAGTTTATGGTATAGCTGCTGGATATTGCCTGTCAGCATCATTGCTCTCCATCATCAACAAATGGGCTGTTATGAAATTTCCTTACCCTGGAGCATTGACTGCCTTGCAGTACTTCACAAGTGCAGCTGGCGTCTTTGTTTtaggttcccttaagatattgGAGCATGATAAGCTTGATCTACTGACAATGTGGCGATTCCTACCAGCAGCATTTAttttctatctctctctctttaCAAACAGTGAGCTTCTTCTCCATGCCAATGTCGATACCTTCATTGTCTTCCGTTCAGCAGTTCCAATTTTTGTAGCGATAGGAGAGACCCTTTACTTGCACCAGCCGTGGCCTTCAATGAAGACATGGTTCTCATTAGCCACGATCTTTGGTGGTAGTGTTCTATATGTCCTAACCGATTACCAATTTACTCTCATGGCTTATAGTTGGGCACTGGCTTACCTGATAAGCATGTCCATAGATTTTGTTTACATTAAGCATGTGGTTATGACTATTGGTTTAAACACATGGGGCCTTGTGTTGTACAACAATCTTGAGGCTCTGCTATTGTTTCCACTCGAGCTACTTGTAATGGGGGAGTTAAAGAAGATAAAACATGAAATAACTGATGAGTCAGATTGGTATTCCTTTCAAGTGGTTTTGCCTGTAGGACTGTCATGTTTGTTTGGTTTAGCTATCTCCTTCTTTGGTTTTTCTTGTCGGAAGGCAATTTCTGCAACTGGATTTACCGTTCTTGGGATAGTGAACAAACTTTTGACAGTAGTTATAAATCTTGTTATCTGGGATAAACATTCGACATTTGTGGGGACAATAGGGCTTTTGATTTGCATGTCGGGTGGTGTTATGTATCAGCAGTTCAGTAGCACTAAGCCTAAGGCTGCAAAAGATGTAGAGGTTCAAGAGAGCAAGGAGGAACAACAAAAGCTCCTTGAAATGCAAAGCAGCTCGGAAAACACAGGCAATGAGAAGCAAGATACAGATTCAAGAGAGGAAAAATGA